CGATGCCGAGTTGACCTCGGACACGCTCGACGGCGCCACAATCTACGGGCCCGATGATGAGAAGATCGGTTCCGTCGACCATGTCCACGGCAGCCAGATCATCGTCGATGTCGGCGGCTTCCTGGGCATCGGCGCCAAGCCGGTGGCCGTCGCGTCGCGGGAACTGGATTTCATGCGCGACGAGGATGGCGATGTGCATGCGGTGACCAGCTGGACGAAGGACCAGCTGAAAGCCATGCCCGAACATCGCGACTGACAGACGGAGAGGGGCCGTCCGTCCACCGGTCAGGCCCCTTCTCCTTTTCGCGAAAGGAGAGACCGATGATCAGGAAACTGAAATCAGGACAATACCGCCTCTATTCGCGCAAGAAGGACGAAAAGACCGGCAAGCGCCGCAACCTCGGTACCTTCGACAACCGCGAGGCGGCCGTGAAGCACGAGCGCGAGGTGCAGTATTTCAAGCGGCATTGAGGGTCAATCGCGTAGTTCGGCGCAGCCCCTCTCCGTCCGCTACGCGGACGGAGAGGGGGCCAGCGCTGCCACATGTGATTGCCCTGCCGTCAATGGGGAGAAAGAGGCGGTGGCCATGCCGACAAGCTGGCCAAATCCGCGATAGCGCCCCTTGAGTCCCCCTAATCCACCGAGACAATCTTGCCCGGGTTCATCACGTTGCCGGGGTCGAGCATTTCCTTGATCGATCGCGCCAGCGCCTGCTTCACCGGGTCGGCGTGGCGCTCATAGGCGTCGCGTTTTTCCAGGCCGACGCCGTGCTCGGCCGAGAACGAGCCGCCGGCTTCGTTCAGCCCCTCATACAGCACGTCCTCGATCGCTTCGTGCACCGCATGCGAAAGCGGTCCGTCGGTGTTGATCGAGATGTGCAGATTGCCGTCGGCGAGATGGCCGAAGACGTAAGGCGCGTAGGAAGGGTCGATCTTCTTCAGCCCGGCCTCGATGCGCTGGACATAGGCATCGAGGGCGCCACCGGGCACCGATACGTCGAAGGAGGGCGGCAGATGGTGCATGCGCTCGATCTCGCCGGTCTCCTC
The nucleotide sequence above comes from Mesorhizobium shangrilense. Encoded proteins:
- a CDS encoding PRC-barrel domain containing protein; translated protein: MDHTNHVRLTDAELTSDTLDGATIYGPDDEKIGSVDHVHGSQIIVDVGGFLGIGAKPVAVASRELDFMRDEDGDVHAVTSWTKDQLKAMPEHRD